One genomic segment of Acinetobacter oleivorans DR1 includes these proteins:
- the lpdA gene encoding dihydrolipoyl dehydrogenase, whose translation MSETQFDLIVIGAGPGGYVAAIRAAQLGLKTAIVEEQHLGGICLNWGCIPTKALLAGAELANQFKHAGQFGFQVSQLDFDIQKLVQHSRQVSAQLVQGIDYLLKKNQVTVFNGRAQLTAKEKLEVTDAQGNSQALSAPHIILATGAKARHVPQLPVDGTYVWSYKEALVPEDLPKSLLVVGSGAIGSEFASLYQDLGCQVTLIDLAKQILPTEDAEVAQFVRKQFEQKGMKILTDAVVQSIQIENDQVHCVIETANDIQTLVFDRVLSAIGVQPNTTGLGLERLGVELNPQGFVAIDDYCKTNVAGLYAIGDVAGAPCLAHKASHEAMICVEKIAGVANVHSLDRSQIPGCIFTHPQVASIGLTENAAKAKNLPIRIGKFSLTANGKALAIGDASGFVKTIIHAETGELLGAHMVGHEVTEHIQGFAIAKYLEATDESLAQVIFPHPTLSEAMHESILASMQRAIHM comes from the coding sequence ATGTCAGAAACTCAATTTGATTTAATTGTGATTGGCGCGGGACCGGGTGGGTATGTGGCTGCAATTCGTGCAGCCCAGCTCGGGTTAAAAACCGCAATTGTAGAAGAGCAACATTTAGGCGGAATTTGTCTAAATTGGGGCTGTATTCCAACCAAAGCTTTGCTTGCAGGGGCAGAGCTTGCAAACCAGTTTAAACATGCTGGACAGTTTGGTTTTCAGGTATCTCAACTCGATTTTGATATTCAAAAGCTTGTGCAACATAGCCGCCAAGTATCAGCTCAGTTAGTACAAGGCATTGATTACTTGCTGAAGAAGAATCAGGTAACTGTGTTTAATGGTCGTGCTCAGCTGACGGCTAAAGAAAAACTTGAAGTGACCGATGCTCAAGGTAACAGTCAGGCTTTGAGTGCGCCCCACATCATTTTGGCAACGGGTGCCAAGGCTCGACATGTTCCTCAGCTTCCCGTAGATGGAACATATGTCTGGAGCTATAAAGAAGCGCTTGTTCCAGAGGATTTACCCAAAAGTTTACTGGTTGTAGGCTCAGGTGCAATTGGTAGTGAGTTTGCTAGCCTTTATCAAGACTTGGGGTGTCAGGTCACGCTTATTGATTTAGCCAAGCAGATTTTACCAACCGAAGATGCGGAAGTTGCTCAATTTGTCAGAAAGCAATTTGAACAAAAAGGAATGAAAATCTTAACCGATGCTGTCGTTCAAAGTATTCAAATTGAAAATGATCAAGTTCACTGTGTGATTGAAACAGCAAATGACATTCAAACGCTTGTTTTTGACCGTGTGCTTTCGGCAATTGGTGTACAGCCTAATACTACGGGGTTAGGACTAGAACGTTTAGGTGTGGAACTCAATCCACAAGGTTTTGTGGCAATTGATGACTATTGTAAAACCAATGTAGCAGGGCTTTATGCCATTGGGGATGTTGCTGGAGCACCGTGTCTTGCCCATAAAGCAAGCCATGAAGCCATGATATGTGTCGAGAAAATTGCTGGTGTAGCTAATGTGCATTCACTCGATCGTAGCCAGATTCCGGGTTGTATTTTTACCCATCCACAAGTGGCGAGTATTGGTTTAACGGAAAATGCAGCAAAAGCTAAGAATTTACCTATACGAATCGGCAAGTTTTCTTTAACTGCAAACGGCAAAGCTTTAGCAATTGGTGATGCATCAGGTTTCGTTAAAACAATCATACATGCAGAGACGGGTGAATTACTTGGTGCACATATGGTCGGCCATGAAGTGACCGAGCACATTCAAGGCTTTGCAATTGCTAAATATCTAGAAGCAACTGATGAAAGTTTAGCTCAAGTGATTTTCCCGCATCCAACATTATCAGAAGCCATGCATGAA
- a CDS encoding 2-oxo acid dehydrogenase subunit E2 yields MSEIKTLEIPKWGLSMEEGTIAQWLIKEGDSFNKGDEICEIETTKIVNVLEAPFAGTLRKILAKDGNTLPVGGLIAVCADSEVSDAEIEKFIASLGGSAAQAPEAPSEQSKAETSAPIAEKAEQPQSVAASAPAPVKVAKGDYAVPESLQGYQTSDELFATPHALKLAEKHNVNLAKVTGFGREGRISVQDIQKAVQAAGGQWPDVKQQTQAKVVKSTADDSRVSATPVARRLAKEWGINLNDCRISGTRGRVCKEDVEAVYYRNNPASVNEQSAQCAAQPQSTVTTVAMNGMRKAIASRLQAAKRNAPHFRLVVDLNVEALQNLRKQINETVPQVKLSINDMLIKAAAAALIKVPEVNVQFDEATQSILQFSQADISVAVAIPNGLITPIVKAANQKSLAQISDDMRDLATRAKTGKLQPDEFQGGSFSISNLGMLGIKQFDAIINPPQGAIMALGASESRAVVENGNVVVREIVTATLSCDHRVIDGAVGAKFLASFKQFVENPALILV; encoded by the coding sequence ATGAGCGAAATTAAAACGTTGGAGATCCCGAAATGGGGATTATCCATGGAAGAAGGCACGATTGCCCAATGGTTGATTAAAGAAGGCGATAGCTTTAATAAAGGCGATGAAATTTGTGAAATTGAAACCACAAAAATCGTCAATGTGTTAGAAGCACCTTTTGCAGGAACGCTCCGTAAAATTTTAGCGAAAGATGGTAATACTTTACCTGTTGGTGGTCTTATTGCCGTATGTGCTGATAGTGAAGTTTCTGATGCAGAAATTGAAAAGTTTATCGCATCATTAGGTGGTTCAGCAGCTCAAGCACCTGAAGCACCTTCGGAACAAAGTAAAGCGGAAACATCTGCACCTATTGCTGAAAAAGCCGAACAACCACAGTCTGTAGCTGCAAGTGCTCCAGCTCCTGTAAAGGTAGCGAAAGGTGACTATGCTGTACCTGAGTCATTACAAGGCTATCAAACATCTGATGAGTTGTTTGCAACGCCGCATGCGTTAAAGCTTGCAGAAAAACACAATGTAAACTTGGCAAAAGTCACAGGTTTTGGTCGTGAAGGACGTATTAGTGTTCAAGACATCCAGAAAGCTGTACAAGCAGCTGGAGGTCAGTGGCCTGATGTTAAGCAGCAAACTCAGGCTAAAGTGGTTAAATCTACGGCTGATGATAGTCGAGTTTCAGCGACACCTGTAGCACGCCGTTTAGCAAAAGAATGGGGCATTAATCTAAATGACTGCCGTATTTCAGGTACTCGTGGCCGTGTCTGTAAAGAAGATGTTGAAGCGGTTTACTACCGTAATAACCCTGCATCGGTAAATGAACAATCTGCTCAATGTGCTGCTCAACCACAATCGACCGTTACTACTGTCGCGATGAATGGTATGCGTAAAGCAATTGCTTCACGGCTACAGGCTGCAAAACGTAATGCACCACATTTCCGCTTAGTGGTCGATCTAAACGTAGAGGCTTTGCAAAATTTACGTAAACAGATTAATGAGACCGTTCCGCAAGTGAAACTTTCTATTAATGACATGCTAATTAAAGCGGCGGCAGCGGCACTGATTAAAGTGCCTGAGGTGAATGTTCAATTTGATGAGGCGACTCAATCAATTTTACAGTTCTCTCAAGCGGATATTTCGGTGGCCGTAGCGATTCCAAACGGTTTAATTACACCCATTGTAAAAGCAGCAAATCAGAAGTCTTTAGCACAAATTTCTGATGACATGCGTGATTTGGCAACACGCGCTAAGACTGGCAAGTTACAACCTGATGAGTTTCAAGGCGGCAGCTTTAGCATTTCAAATTTAGGAATGTTAGGCATTAAACAATTCGACGCCATTATTAACCCACCGCAAGGTGCAATTATGGCATTAGGTGCTTCTGAATCACGTGCTGTTGTTGAAAATGGCAATGTAGTGGTTCGTGAGATTGTCACAGCGACGTTGTCATGTGATCACCGAGTTATTGATGGTGCAGTTGGGGCGAAATTCTTGGCCAGCTTTAAGCAGTTTGTTGAAAATCCTGCTTTAATTTTGGTGTAG
- a CDS encoding alpha-ketoacid dehydrogenase subunit beta — protein sequence MPNKSFRNAIKEAIESEMRRDPTVFVVGEDVRGGHGGKNTEDNELEGFGGVLGVTKGLWTEFGSERVIDTPITESAIIGMAAGAAATGLRPVADLMFMDFYGVCHDMLYNQAAKFRYMFGGKAKAPMVVRGMIGAGFSAAAQHSQSPYNVFAAVPGLKVVVPSSPYDVKGLLIQAIRDDDPIVFCEHKMLYDIKGEVPDDAYTIPFGVANYTREGTDVTIIALGLMVQRANEVADKLAKDGISVEVVDPRTISPLDEEGILESVASTGRVVIVDESAARCGFGHDVAALIAQKGFHYLKAPVELVTPPHTPVPFSPVLEKEWIPSVERIEQAVRKTLET from the coding sequence ATGCCAAATAAAAGTTTTCGTAATGCAATTAAAGAAGCCATTGAATCAGAAATGCGCCGCGACCCAACGGTTTTTGTAGTTGGTGAAGATGTTCGCGGTGGACATGGTGGTAAAAATACCGAAGATAACGAGCTTGAAGGTTTCGGTGGTGTACTTGGCGTAACCAAAGGCTTATGGACAGAATTTGGTTCGGAGCGTGTTATTGATACGCCAATTACCGAATCTGCAATTATTGGTATGGCCGCTGGTGCTGCTGCAACAGGTTTACGTCCTGTTGCTGATTTAATGTTTATGGATTTCTATGGCGTGTGTCATGACATGCTTTATAACCAAGCCGCTAAATTCCGTTATATGTTTGGTGGAAAAGCAAAAGCGCCAATGGTTGTACGTGGCATGATTGGCGCAGGTTTCTCTGCGGCAGCTCAGCATTCCCAGTCACCATATAACGTATTCGCTGCGGTTCCGGGCTTAAAAGTTGTGGTTCCATCTAGCCCATATGATGTGAAAGGGCTATTAATTCAGGCCATTCGAGATGATGACCCTATAGTCTTCTGTGAACATAAAATGCTTTATGACATTAAAGGCGAAGTTCCAGATGATGCCTATACCATTCCTTTTGGTGTAGCAAATTATACCCGTGAAGGGACAGACGTGACCATTATTGCGTTAGGGCTGATGGTACAGCGTGCCAATGAAGTGGCAGACAAACTGGCAAAAGATGGTATTTCGGTTGAAGTGGTAGACCCTCGTACAATTTCACCTCTGGATGAAGAAGGAATTTTAGAGTCTGTTGCATCGACTGGGCGTGTGGTTATTGTGGATGAATCAGCAGCACGCTGTGGTTTTGGTCATGATGTGGCTGCACTAATCGCCCAAAAAGGTTTCCACTATTTGAAAGCACCTGTTGAACTCGTAACGCCACCACATACGCCTGTTCCATTCTCTCCAGTTTTAGAAAAAGAATGGATTCCAAGTGTAGAGCGTATTGAGCAAGCTGTGCGAAAAACATTGGAGACTTAG